A window of Candidatus Poribacteria bacterium genomic DNA:
ATATTCGCGAGAAAATCACTTTTCGCACGACTTGCGTATTCGGCTGTTTCTTTCGCTTGTTGCATCGCCTTTTGGGTTTTTATCCGCTCTGTAATATCCAGAGCCATACTAATACCCAAGTGTCTTTTACTTGGACCCGGAAGTTCACCAAGCAACGATGAACTAAACTCCCAAATCTGTTTTTTGCCAGACTTGGTAAAAATTTCATACTCGCCCTCTGCCACGCGCTCCGTAGAACTATACAATTGGGCAAGATGTGCTTTGATCTTCTCAGCTTCCTGATTATTCGCCTGCTCCAACCATTTTGAGACTGTAGGTATATCTTCGAGGGTGTACCCCGTTAATTCTGTCCACGCCCGGCTAATTTGCAAGACTTCACCATCCTCAGCATGAATCATGATAGGTAGCGGTGCGCTCAGTACGGCACGACGAAAACGTTCTTCGCTGTGCTGCAATTCAATTTCTGCTTGCTTCCGATCCGTGATATTCGTTGATGCCATCACGAACCCAACCAATTCTCCGTCCTGTTGAATTGGACCGATACAGGATGCGTACCAATATCCACTTATCAGTCCCTGAACTTCATAGGTCGCAACTTCGCCAGTTTCGATGACCCGGGCACAGGCTTCCCTGAACCCTTTATGATGTTCTTCAGTGAGAAATTCAAAGACGCTTTTTCCGACGATGTCTTGCGGTGTTAATCCGAGGGCAGGGGGGAGCCTGTTGATAAATTCGAGGCGATAGTCAAGGGTCATCGTTGAGATGAGGTCAGGGACACTTTCAACAAGAGAACGCCAGTTTGCTTCAGAATCTCGGACGGCTTGTTGTGCGCGATAGTACTCCGTTATATCCCGTGAAATGCCGCACGTTCCATTGATGCGTCCTTCTCTATCTCGAATTGGAACTTTGGTCGTTGAGACCCACGTATCTTGTTCGTTGGGCCAAGTCTCTTTTTCCTGTATACCTTCAATTGGTTTTCCAGATTCGATGACATCTTGCTCGTCCTGATACGCCTGTTGGGCATGTTCACGGGTAAAGAAATCAAAATCCGTTTTATTGACTGCCTCGGCGGGATTCTTTAGACCGAACCGTTCCGCCAAAGAGCGATTGATTCGTATGAACCGGCTCTCCAGATCCTTGAAGTAGATGTGGTCGGGTGTATTCTCCATTAGGGTATGCAGCAGATCACCCTCTTGCGCGCGCTTCGCTGCCAATTGCTGAAAGCGGGTTTCACTCTCTTTCAACTTCGCTTCCAGCCGCTTTTGCGGCGTGATGTCTGTTGCGACGACGTAACAGCCTTGTTTTTTCGGATCTTTTGTTATGCGCCATCTTAACCACTTGTAAGACTCATCTTTGCATTGAAATCTGCTTTCAAAGGTAGCAGTATGGTGTTTACCTGTTTTTACCTTCTCAAGTTCAGTGAGTGTGCCTTGCCGTTCCTTCGGATGTACAAACACGTGCCATTCCGGACTTTGGAGTTCCGATTTAGTAAATCCGAGATTTTCTTCCCACGCCGAATTAAAAGCAAGAAAACTACCGTCACAACTGATATACCCGAACATATCCGTAGAAATTTCCAAAAGACAGTTATGTTCAATGATTTCGTCCGCGTCCGTTAATATGTGTTTGCGAGCTTCATCCTTAGGTTCCATATTTACCTCCGCATGGTGCGAGGTAGGAAGCACTTCATGAGTTACGCAGATTTATTTTGTCACGAGGACTGCACGACTTGCTAATTTTACAACGGTTTGCGTAGTGCTTTGGAAAACGAGTTCATATAATCTTCCGTGGTGGCTTGCACTCAGCGCGATGAGATCACAGTCATTCTCCTCTGCGTTCTCCAAGATATTTGTTACTGTAAAGCCGCGAGCAGTAAGGAAATCGGCTTGAACGTCATAATATTTCAAGTACGCTTCCATCTGTTGCTGAATCTGCATTGCTTCCGGTTGTGTGCTTGAAAGGGCAAGTCCGAGAATTCCAGCTTTTGTCAATTCTCCGATTTCTGCGACAAGACCTAAGGCGTGGTCAGAATAGGCATCCCCGTGATGGACAGCAAGAATCTTCCGTAGCAGTGTGCATTGTTCGTGCACTACAATAATAGGTCTTGTGATATGTAGGAGTACATCGTCAATTTGGTTCTGAATAAGTTTAAGGCGACGTTTTCTTATATCTTCAGGGAGCCCAACGACAACGAGGTCAGCGGAGTGTGCTTTTTCGCAGATCATCTGCCGTGGGTTGCCAGCAACAGCCTCAACGTGGTAGTCCAAAAAATCGTAGAGCGAACATTCCGCTTCTGTCCGACGTAGAACGGTCGCTGCGACATCAGCACTTCCACCGTGCTGGCTATCTTGAAAGAAAACACACGACAGGTGTGTTCCCAAAAGCACCGCCAGTTGTCCGGCGTATTCAAAGGCATTTTTTTCGTAATCTGTATCGCCGATGGCAACGAGGATATTTTTTATCATGAGACATCCCTTTATAAGCGCAAGGCGGTAGGACTTTACCCGCGAGTCTCCGATATTCCTAACGCACCTTGTGCTACAACAAAACTAAAGTTAGTCTGAATTTCATTAGGGGTGCTGCAGCAAAGCAGCAACAGCATCATCTTCGCTTTCAAAACTCTTGAAAACGGTGATTAATCGCGCCATGACAATGAGGTTTTTGACATGCTTGTTCACATTAACCACTGCAATCTGCCCCCCACGCGGGTGGATATCGGAATAGATTTTCATGAGTGCGCCAAGCCCGGAACTATCCATCCCAGTTACCTCTTTAAAATCAAGTACCAGTTTCGGAGGCGAGGAGTCCGCTCCGAGTGCTTCCTCTATAGTTTCCGAAAACTCCTTGATACCCGGTGTGATAATCCTACCGCTCAGCCTGAAAATAACGATCCCTTCCTTCTCAGACACGGTGATTGGCATAGTATACTCCTAATATTACCGCCCATTTTAAGTGTTAGGTGGGTTTCCCACCACGGCACTTAACTTTCGTTTGATAGTGCCGAAATTGCAGCATCCTCGGTGTCGAAGTGTTCAAAGATACTGACGAGTCGACTACGGACTATCAAGTTTTTGATGTTTGTTCCGACGTTGATGACCCCGATACGCCCCTTCTTCCGCGTTGCAGCGACATGTGCGCCCATCAGAGTGCCCAAGCCAGAACTGTCCATCATATTGACTCGGTCAAAATTAATGAGGATGCGTGGTGCGTCGGAAGCATCTATCTGTGAAGTGATTGCCTCCCGTAATTCCGAGACTGAAGCTCCCATTATTTTTCCACTCGGTTCTAAGATCGCAACGCCATCTTTCTGACGAATCGTAGTTGCCATGATTCTCTCCTTTTCGTTTGTTAGAAACTGAAATGTCAACCCCACTTCTTTAAATTTTACACTATTTCCAACTATTTGTCAATATCCAATTTATTTGTCAATATCCAATTTAGATGTGCCATCAGATTTTGTTTGTTTTTAACACCTAAACAGAGTATAATAGTGGCGAATTCATACTACCAGAAAGGAAAACAATGTATAAAGCGAACCCTCGAATTAAGGATCTTCCCGAGGATGAACGTCCCCGTGAAAGACTCCGTAAATATGGACCAGAGAGTCTGAGAGACTCCGATCTCTTAGCCCTTATTCTCAAAAGTGGCTTCAAAGGGACAACAGCTGTTCAACTTGGCGAACAGATTCTCACGACGTTTGAAGGTGATTTGAAGCGGATGGCTGATAACAGACTCAAGCAATTTGAGAAAATTAAAGGCGTTGGTGAAGCGAAGGCGGCACAGATCGTCGCGGCGTTTGAACTCGGAAAACGGTTGGCACGTTTTCATGCGGATCGCGACAAGATTACGTCTCCAGCTGATGTTGCAGACCTGATGATGTCTAAAATGCGGTACTTACAGAAAGAAGTCGTTTGTGTTTTGTGCCTTGATACCAAAGGCGGTGTGACAACCAAAGGTGTCGCTGGTGATTTGGGTGGCGATTTGACTTGGGGGAAAAGATTGTCAGAGGGAACAGTTTTTGAAGGTACTCTAAACGCGAGCGTTTTTCACCCACGCGAAATCTTCCGATTCGCGATTGAGGAGTCAGCGAATTCAATCGTTCTTGTTCATAACCACCCATCCGGCGATCCGCAGCCGAGTCAAGAGGACATTCGAGCGACAAAACAGTTGATCGAGGCTGGCAATCAAATTGGGATTAAGGTACTGGATCACATCATCATTGGCGATGGGATTTTTGTTAGTCTGAAAGAGGAAAATCTCATTTGAGGGCCGCCGATTTATGCTTCACTACGTTGTCGGATCACTTCGTACAGCAGAACACCTGCAGCGACCGACACATTGAGGGATTCAATCTTTCCTAACATCGGTAGATGAACAAGGTAGTCGCATTTCTGCTTGACTAACCGCCGAATGCCTTTACCTTCACTTCCTAAAACGAGGCACAACGGCACCCTAAAATCCGCATCTGTATATGGACAAGAGGCATCCTCGGTAGCAGCACCTGCAATCCAGATACCAGCGTTTTTAAGCATGTCCAGGGTGTGCGCAACGTTTGTTACCCTAACGATAGGGATATGTGTAGATGCACCTGCTGATGCTTTGTGTACAGTGGCTGTAACATCAGCAGTACGGTTCTTTGGGATGAGAACAGCATCGGCATTCACAGCCTCGGCGGTACGGAGGATCGCCCCAAGGTTCCTTGGGTCTTGAATGTTATCTAACATGACTAACAACGCGTTGTGCTTACTGGATTCTATTTTCGCGAGGACTGATGCCAAATCGTTATAGCGTGTCGGGCTGACGAGAGCGATGACCCCTTGGTGTGGTAAAGAAGGTTCGAGCTTATCCAACTCGCGTCGAGCGCAGCGTTTTACCGGGATACCTGCTTCTTCTGCCATTGCGACAATACGGCGAATGCGGGAATGGGTTGTGCCTTCGGCAATCCAGATCTTTTCTATCCCTTGAGTCTTATGCTGTAGGTACTCTATAACTGGATTTCTACCAACAATGTATTCAGACATATTGAAGTATGGGAGAATAGGGTTATCCGCCCGTACAGGTTAGTCCCCGCGAACGAATTTAATGTCTGGACCGCGCGGCTCAATCTTAATATCTGGATCCGCGGTTTGGCATCCGATACAGGTGATATCGCCGACATTTGCATTCTCCATGCGCGGTGCGAGTTTTCCCAACTTAAACACAAACCCTAAGATGTCACCTGCCGGAATCTTCTGATCACATGAATTGCAGGGAATAGCTACCCCCGATTTGACTTTCGCTAAAAGTTCTGATGCTTTCATGACTTGCCTTTCATTCGCAAAATTGATTAGAGGAAGTAACGCTCTTTTTGCTTGTCCGATTCGTACTCTTCGTACGCCTCCTGTGCTGTGTCCACTTCGGAGACTTCCGCGATAGGCACATCCCACCAAGATTCGTAGCGCGGGACCCCTTGGTAGTAGTCTACATCAATCTTCACAACGGTTGTATGTGCTGCTTCGCGCGCCTCATGCAGGGCGGCTTTCAAGCTTTGCAAGGTTGTTGCTTCAATTACTTTGGCACCAAGACTGGCGGCATTCGCAGCGAGATCTACCGGTAAAAAGTCGCCTTCAAGTTCACCGCTTTCTTCATCACGATAACGAAAGCGGGTAGCGAAGCCTTGGGCACCGGTCGCCCGAGACAATCCACCGATGCTGCTATGCCCCTCGTTGTTCACGAGTACGACAATTAGTTTATAACCTTCCTGAATTGATGTGATGATTTCCTGTGCCAACATCAAATATGAACCGTCGCCCACCATGACATAGACATCACGACTCGGATCAGCCATTTTAATACCTAATCCGCCAGCGATTTCGTAGCCCATGCATGAGTATCCGTATTCCAAGTGGTACTGCTTCGGATTACGGGTCCGCCACAATTTGTGCAAGTCCCCCGGTAGGCTGCCCGCGGCGCAGACCATAACATCTTCAGGACGCGAAAATTCGTTCACCACGCCAATCACTTCACTTTGACTTGGCAACGGCGCATGTCCAAGGTGATAAAGTCGATCTACCTCTTCTTCCCATTCGTCCCGATATTTCTCAATTTGCGCGGCATAGGTTGCGTCAACGCGGTAGTCTCCTACAGCAGCGGCAAGCTCCTCAAGCGCGACACGGGCATCTGCGACCAAAGGCAAAGCCGCATGTTTAAACGCATCGAACTCAGCAACGTTGATATTGATGAAACGGACGTTCGGATTTTGGAAAGCAGTTTTGGAAGCAGTTGTGAAGTCGCTTAAGCGTGTGCCGATTGCGATTACTAAATCCGCCTCCCGTGCAGTAATGTTCGCTCCGGGTGTTCCAGTTGCTCCTATTGCCCCAAGATTCTGTGGATGATTGTATGACAGTGAACCTTTTCCAGCGAAGGTTTCACCGACAGGAATACCGGTTTGTTCTACAAATTGGGCAAGTTGCGCTGTGGCTTCGCTATAGATAACGCCACCACCGGCGATGATTAAGGGACGCTCACTCTCACGAATCCATGCGACTGCCCGATTAAACAAACCCGCATCAGCACGAGGGCGAGATATGGTATAAACGCGCTTTTCAAAAAGTTGTGCGGGATAATCAAACGCCTCGGCTTGTACGTCCTGGGGGAGCGCTAAAGTTACAGTCCCTGTTTCCGACTGTGATGTCAGCACCCGCATCGCTTCTGGCAGTGCAGTGATTATCTGTTCTGGACGATTAATCCGATCCCAATAGCGTGAGATTGGTTTGAAGCAATCGTTCACCGAGTAATCTTGTGAACTGGGAGACTCCAGCTGCTGTAAAACTGGGGCAACTAAACGGGTGGAGAAAATGTCGCCCGGTAACAAGAGGACCGGTATCCGGTTAATTGTTGCGCCCGCTGCACCTGTAATCATATTTGTTGCGCCTGGTCCGATAGATGTCGTGCAGGCAAAGGTTCGCAGGCGGTTGCTCATCTTGGCAAATGCAGCGGCGGTGTGCACCATCGACTGTTCGTTCCGGGTCTGATAGAAACGGAAGGAATCGGAATACTGATGCAATGCTTGCCCGATACCGGCAACGTTTCCGTGACCAAAGATTCCGAACATACCGGCGAAAAATTGGGTTTCGTTCCCGTCTCGTTCAACATATTGTTGTTGCAGAAATTGGACGATGGCTTGTCCCATCGTGAGTTTTCGTGTTTCCATATTTTTTGATTTTCCTTGCGGTTCGTTGAGGAGGGTTTTTCGAGAACGCTCCTTTCCGTTCATCCAGCCCGGCGCGATGCTTGGGCTTACAATATTTGGCTAAAGACTCAAAAGAAAATTTATTTTCCTTGCGGTTCGTTGAGGAGGGTTTTTCAAGAACGCTCCTTTGCTAAAGTGGTGTACAGCTGCGGTACGGTGACTTAGCCAAGACATGTTACCATCCGCCGCGTTCAGCGACAAATTCGTCAACCTCGAGCATTGTCGGCATAAAATTGGCACACCCATGCCGTGTTACGACAATTGCCCCGGTTGCATTGCCAAGACGGGCAGATTTTTCCCAGTCCCAACCGCTGAGATGACCGTAGATAAAACCGCTCGCGAAGGCATCTCCAGCACCGAGCGTATTGTAGACCTCAACTGGAAACGGCTCGGCGTGAATGACTTCGCCGTTTGTTAGATAAACATCTGCACCTTCAATACCACGTTTTACGATGAGTGCCGCTGGACCGGCACCCAAAAGCGTCTCAATAGCAACTGCCATATCTCCTTCAATCGTTGGATTTGAGATTTGGGAGTGTTCAATTGTGAGTTGCGAAACACTTGTAAGCGTGGCGGCTTTGATTTCTTCTTCTGTGCCGATAGCGATGTCAATATAGCGTAAGGCAGACCTCATAACAACACCAAACGCTCTTGGATCGTGCCACTGATCTGCCCGGAAATCAAGGTCGAGGAAGACGCGATTGCCGAGTGCTTGTGCTTGTTCCGCGGCGTAAAGGGTCGCACTACGGCTTGGTTCTTTGCTCAAGCCTGTCCCCGATATTAGTGTCGCTCGGCTTTCAGCAATCGGTGCAGCAACAACATCATCAATGGTGAGTTCAATATCGGCGCAGTTGTCGCGGTAATAGATTAACGGGAACCGATCTGGTGGTTCAATGCCCAGCACGACGGCACTTGTCCGGTGTCCAGGTTTCTGTGGAATAAACCGAGTCTCAACGCCTTCGTTTCTCAAAAACTTAAGTAGGAACTCCGCGACAGGATCCTCACCTACAGCAGTTAACAGCACAGCCTGAAGCCCAAGTCGTTGAACACCAACACTAATGTTCGTAGGACACCCTCCGACGAAGGCACCGAAACTTTCAATGTCTGGAAATGCGGCACCGATGTCATTCGCATAGAGATCCAGAGAACTTCGTCCGATTGTGAGGATATCGTAGGTTTTCATTTTGAAGTCTCTGCGTTTTTAAATTTCTGATGCTCCTCGGCAAATTTACGGGTTAAGAGAAACGCATCATTTCCACATGCAATAAGTTGAACACCCAGGCTCAGCCACTGTTCACCGCTCTCAAAGTCGTTGACATAACACCCCAAAGGCACATCGTGGGTCTGTGCAAGCCTGATAATTTGTTTTATAGTGTCTAAAAGTAGCGGATGGTCCAGCTCACCAGAGATGCCCATAGATGTGGATAGATCATAAGGACCGATAAACACTACATCTAATTCACCCGTGGTGAGAATGTCACTCAGGTTTTCAACGGCTTGGACGGTCTCAATCTGTCCGATGATGAGGATTTCCTGATTTGCGTTGCGGACGTATTCTTTGGTATCAAGTTTTGTGAAATCTCCATAATCGGTGTGTCCGATGCCAAATGCGACGCCGCGATCACCTTCGGGCGCGTATTTTGTCCATTTTTTAATTTTCTCAATATCCTCACGAGATTCGACTCGTGGAACCATGACCCCCGTCGCACCAGCATCAAGTACTCGAGAGACAAAATGGCGCTCAAGCATAGGGACACGGACAATACAAGGAAGACTTGATCCACGCGCGTTCCGAATTATCCGACCCATGGTTTCTATGGAAAAGGAACTATGCTCTAAGTCTGCGATAACAAAGTCTGCACCGGCATTCGCAAGCAGTGTTGCAACCGCGGAGCCACCGAACTCAAGTACAAATGTTCCAACGAGTACTTCTCCGCGTTTCAAAGATGCTTTCACGTATGTAGTTCCTCTAATTTTCTACGGGGATTTCCGACATCAATTTCTGTGCTTCGCTAACCATTTTTGTCGGTACGGACATCTTTTCACCGACCGCAAGGATTAACATGTAGAAATCATAAGCGGTTTGTAATTCACCATTGAGGTGCGCACTTTCAGCAGCGTTGAAATAGCAAATGGTTGCCATTCGGTGAGATTCTTCGACAAGAGATGGCATGTTCGCATAGCCGTGGTTATACCCGGCAAGGATATAAGATTTTCCGGCTTCTTCCCATGAACGTTGTAGTTCAAATTGGCGTGCAAGGCGTGTGTAATAAACGCCACCTTTTTTGGCATTCTTTCTGGCAAGACGCTGTTTCTCAGCGACTGTGTAAGCGAAGCGGGCGCGCGTATAACAGTTGGCAACGAGTTCTAAGTCATCTTTCTTGACAAAGTTGTTAGCCTGTTTTTGATAGAACCTGCCGAGCTTTCTATAGAGTACGTGGCACTGTCGGGTCCTTCCTTGTTGTTCAAAGATTTGAATCTGCCGGAAGATGTGGAGTGCTTCATTTTCATGAGGATATTGGATGTCGCTATGAACCTGATCAAGTAGGAATTCCGGGGAGGCTTCCTCAATTACGAGTCGATAACTACCAGACGCTCTAATTCGGGGTTGTATGGGGGTTACATCAGTTATTTCTTCTTGTGGGACAGATGGTGGCTGCTCAAACCATTCACGAAGGACAGCATTTTCATTCTCCGGTAATTTCCGAATGAGCGCGGCAATTTCCTCAACGGTCGGATTTACTGGAAGTCCAGTACCTGCAGTACTAAGTTTTTTGAACAGACTATCCACAGTTTTGGCTACACCTTGATCGTCAGTAGAAAGGCGACTTGCTCTGTGAAGTTCTGCCAATGCGCTCGGGTAATCTTGGTTTTCGACGTAACGTGTGGCAAGCGTATAATGCCTTTGGATCTCGGCTGCTAACTTTTCGCGTTTAACGTTCTCCTCTTTCTGGCGTCGCTCAAAAAAGAGATTCTGATTCATTCGCTCTGCGTCAGGGAGTGAAAGGCGGAACGTTTTTCGGTATCGTTCAAGTGCTTCTATTAATCTTGAGTTATTGGAAGTGACGCTTGCATTGATAAGCTGCGAAGCCTGCTTGACATATTCATCCTGGCGGATCCGATCCAACTCTTCATACATCTCGGTAGCACTTTGATGACGCTCCTCGAGTTGTCGGTGGAGTGCCTTTTGTAAGAAATTACGGAGGACTTCCGGGCACCTATGGATCTCCTCAATTTCCCCAGCTGCTTTCTTTTTATCAATTTCTTTGTTTTCGCCCGAAAAAGGAAATCGTCCGGTTACGGCTTGATACAGAATTAAAGCTGTGGAATAGAGATCGGCGCGGTAATCATAGGCTCCATAGTGTTGTTCGGGTGCCATATACCGTCGAGTGCCAGCCATGGTCTCAGCGAATTCAGTAGTCTCACCAAATATGCGAGCGATGCTGAAATCGGCGACTTTCGCTTGCTTTTCGGTTGTGAGCAGGATATTCTGTGGTTTGATGTCGCGGTGCATAATCTTGTGCACATGCGCTTCTTTTAATCCACTACAGATGTCTAAACCGATATTGAGTGTATCTGTTAAACTGAGTGCCCCCTCCTGCATGAGGTCGTGAAGGCTCTTGCCCTCAACATACTCCATCACTATCCACGCGACATAGTCGTCCGCTCCCGGTTCAACGGTATGAATGGAGACGATATTCGGATGTCCCCAAATCTTTGACATTGCTTGAAACTCGGTTAGCAAAAACTTCATTCTACTGGCAGGATAGGCAGTTTTAGCTAAGGCTTTAATCGCAACTTCGCGGTTTGTCATTTCTTCGCGGGCGCGAAAAACCGACGAGAATCCTCCTGAATTGAGAAACTCAAGCAATCTATATTTACCTAAGATTAATTGGTCAATCTGCATAATGGTAGCTTAAACGGGACAGGATACGACTTTATAGTAATTAAAATTAACAAAATTAAGATTAATTGTCAATACAAAAAGGCATTTTTAACAGGTTTAAGCCAGATTATTCGCTGAACGGGCGCGTTGTACCTCTTTGACGAGCCTCTCCGCTCGTTTAGTGAGCGTTGCAAATTCACCGGCTGCAATGAGTTGATTATTAACAAGCGAACTTCCAACGCCCAAAGCAGTAGCACCAGCAGTGATGAAATCAGCAGCGTTTTCCGCACTAATGCCACCCGTTGGAACAAGCGGGATCTGCGGCAGTGGTGCTTTCACGTCTTTTATATAGGCAGGACCGACACTGCTTGACGGAAATACTTTCACATAATCTGCTCCTGCTTCCCATGCGGCTAAAATTTCTGTTGGCGTAAAGGCACCGGGAATAACAACTTTGCCGTAGCGGTTACAGATATCAATTACGTCTGGTTTCGTAACTGGACTGACGATGAATTCAGCACCAGCGAGCATCACCGCCCGCGCTGTTTCTGCATCCAGGACGGATCCTGCACCAACGAGAACGGCATCTCCATACGCCGATGAAACATCGTTAATGACTTGTAACGCATTTGGTGTCGTCATCGTCACTTCAATTACGTTAACACCGCCAGCATGGATTGCCGCCGCTGTTTCAATCAATTCATTTGCACTGTTGGCACGAATTATAGCGACAATACCACACGCTTCAATCCGTTGCATTTGTTCTAACTTTGTCATAGACATCCTTAAAATTCCGCACTAATTGCTTGAGGTTATGAGGTATTTTTAATTTTCACCTATAAACAATGATAAAAAGAGGGTGATATATTTTTGTTGCGATTTTTCTGTTAATATGTTATCATTAAGTAAATAGAGCGACCCCGATTACAAATTACCGATAATAATGACACTTTTCGGTGCACGAGATGCGCTGATAAATTGTCTCCGAAAAAAGAATGGAAGTTGTTCCACTACTCCCTTATCTGCTCAGTTTAACAGGGTTACTTGTCCTCTCAGGCTTCTTCTCCGGATCTGAGACGGCTTTATGTGCACTTACTCAAGTCCAAATTGAGCGGCTCCGTCTTGAAAAAGGCGGTGCGTCTGCAATTGTCAATTTTGTTGACAACCCACGCAGATTGTTTATTACCGTTTTGCTTGGTAACAACCTTGTCAACGTCTCGTTCGCGATCCTCATGCTATGGCTCGTTAAGCGAGTTCTCCCCGGCTATACAGAGGTTCTCCAATTTGCCACAGCCACAGCCGCCAGTGTCCTCCTTATGCTCATCTTCGGTGAGATGACTCCGAAGAGCTTCGCAATTAAACACGCGGAATTCTTTGCGAAAATAGCAGCACCCCCGCTATGGGTATTTTCTGTTCTTATTTCACCGTTACGTTCTTTACTACGCAAAATCATCGACTTTCTCATCCCAATATTCGGTGGACATTCATCACCTACAGAACACCTCACAGCATCAGATCTTAAAGAAATGCTTGATACTTATCAAGAGGAAGCACTTCCAGCCGATGAACGAGAAATTGTGGGTAATATTCTTCAATTACGCGACATTGAGGCAAAAGAAATTATGGTGCCACGCACTGAAGTCATCGCAGTTCCAACGTCAAATACCATTCAAGAAACACTAAAGCAGGCAAAGGAACATGGATTTTCGCGCATTCCAGTTTATCAAGAGCAAATTGACAATATTTGTGGTATTTTCTACGTTAAAGATTTAGCACTGTGGCGGCACGCCGCAATAGATTCACTTACCATTGATGCCTTCCTTGAAAAACGAAACCAGATTTCCGAGACATCGCCCAGCACCTCTCTCATCCGTGAATCTTTTTTCGTCCTTGAGACTCGTAAAATCGGGATGTTGTTACTACAACTCACACGTGAAAAAACCCAAATGGCGATTCTTCAAGATGAGTACGGCGGTGTTTCAGGAATTGTCACCACCGAAGACATTGTTGAACAGGTCGTCGGGGATATTGTCGACGAACACGACAGAGACAATTCTCCGCCTGATTTTGTCAAACACTCTGAAGAACCGTTGTTACTTGAAACTTCCGGACGAATGAGCATCCGGGAACTCAATCAGCAATTTGAATTAAAACTCAGCGAAGATGATGCTGACACCATTGGCGGCTATGTCCTTGGACTCTTCGGACGAATTC
This region includes:
- a CDS encoding hemolysin family protein, with the translated sequence MEVVPLLPYLLSLTGLLVLSGFFSGSETALCALTQVQIERLRLEKGGASAIVNFVDNPRRLFITVLLGNNLVNVSFAILMLWLVKRVLPGYTEVLQFATATAASVLLMLIFGEMTPKSFAIKHAEFFAKIAAPPLWVFSVLISPLRSLLRKIIDFLIPIFGGHSSPTEHLTASDLKEMLDTYQEEALPADEREIVGNILQLRDIEAKEIMVPRTEVIAVPTSNTIQETLKQAKEHGFSRIPVYQEQIDNICGIFYVKDLALWRHAAIDSLTIDAFLEKRNQISETSPSTSLIRESFFVLETRKIGMLLLQLTREKTQMAILQDEYGGVSGIVTTEDIVEQVVGDIVDEHDRDNSPPDFVKHSEEPLLLETSGRMSIRELNQQFELKLSEDDADTIGGYVLGLFGRIPSVGESYTDENGIEFEITTTEGNAITGLFIKMPVTHETKTEV